From Myxococcales bacterium, a single genomic window includes:
- a CDS encoding ATP-binding protein, producing the protein MRDDELHQLLKTLHLSKVRQIIEEELQHAEKKQLTYGEFLLRLLRAEWHNKQESALNWRIKRAAMPEQWTIESFPFKRQPGISARQIRGFASLDFVARAENLVFIGGTGVGKTGLATGLLLKALQNGYRGLFLKAQDLFDEMYASLADRSSRKLLNRLARVDLLVIDEMGYLNLRPEQTNVFFRLMEERYKRKATIITTNLGYEEWQNFLGNKALCDALLSRIRHQCHTVTIDGPSLRDPSG; encoded by the coding sequence ATGCGCGACGACGAGCTCCATCAGCTGCTCAAGACCCTGCACCTCAGCAAGGTCCGCCAGATCATCGAAGAGGAGCTTCAGCACGCCGAGAAAAAGCAGCTCACCTACGGCGAGTTCCTGCTCCGTTTGCTGCGCGCCGAGTGGCACAACAAGCAAGAGTCCGCCCTCAACTGGCGCATCAAGCGCGCCGCCATGCCTGAGCAGTGGACCATCGAGTCGTTCCCCTTCAAGCGCCAGCCGGGGATCTCCGCTCGCCAGATCCGCGGCTTCGCCAGCCTCGACTTCGTTGCCCGCGCCGAGAATCTGGTCTTCATCGGTGGCACCGGCGTGGGCAAGACAGGACTCGCCACCGGCCTGCTCCTGAAGGCCCTCCAGAACGGCTACCGCGGGCTCTTCCTCAAAGCGCAGGACTTGTTCGACGAGATGTACGCCTCGCTCGCTGACCGCTCGTCACGCAAACTGCTCAACCGCCTCGCCCGCGTGGATCTGCTCGTCATCGACGAGATGGGATACCTGAATCTTCGGCCCGAGCAGACCAACGTCTTCTTCCGTCTGATGGAGGAGCGCTACAAGCGGAAGGCCACGATCATCACCACCAACCTCGGCTACGAAGAGTGGCAGAACTTCCTCGGCAACAAGGCCCTCTGCGACGCTCTGCTCAGCCGCATCCGCCACCAGTGCCACACCGTCACCATCGACGGCCCGTCCTTGCGCGATCCCTCCGGCTAA